From Acinetobacter lwoffii, a single genomic window includes:
- the putP gene encoding sodium/proline symporter PutP — protein sequence MSSLNPTLITFLFYIVAMVVIGLMAYRATSNFSDYILGGRRLGSFVTALSAGASDMSGWLLMGLPGAIYLSGLSEMWIAIGLIIGAWLNWLLVAGRLRVHTEVQHNALTLPDYFSNRFNDQKKILRIVSAFVILIFFAIYCASGMVAGARLFESMFDMSYSTALWISAIATISYVFIGGFLAVSWTDTIQAGLMIFALLLTPIVTLMAFSDMSQVTLALEAARPQAMNILGDLSLVAIISLLAWGLGYFGQPHILVRFMAADSVKSIPNARRIGMTWMILCLGGAVAAGFFGIAYFQQHPELASVVNANPETVFMELTKILFNPWIAGVVLAAILAAVMSTLSCQLLVCSSTLTEDFYKSFLRKNASQKELVWVGRLMVLLIALLAIWMAGNPESKVLGLVAYAWAGFGAAFGPLIILSLFWKRMTLNGALAGMIVGAVVVIFWKNLFADTGLYEIVPGFICSMLAIVVVSLMGKAPTAEITDRFEEAERLYNESK from the coding sequence ATGAGCTCCCTAAATCCAACCTTAATTACTTTTCTTTTCTATATTGTCGCAATGGTGGTGATTGGCCTGATGGCTTATCGCGCGACAAGCAACTTTTCCGATTACATCTTAGGGGGCCGACGTTTAGGGAGTTTCGTAACTGCACTTTCTGCAGGGGCTTCCGACATGAGTGGCTGGCTCCTGATGGGTCTGCCCGGTGCGATTTATCTTTCCGGCCTGTCTGAAATGTGGATTGCCATCGGTCTGATTATTGGTGCCTGGCTCAACTGGTTGCTGGTTGCTGGCCGTCTGCGGGTGCATACCGAAGTTCAGCACAATGCCCTGACCCTGCCGGATTATTTCTCGAATCGTTTTAACGACCAGAAGAAAATCCTGCGTATTGTTTCGGCTTTCGTGATTCTGATTTTCTTTGCGATTTACTGTGCTTCGGGCATGGTCGCAGGTGCGCGTCTGTTCGAAAGCATGTTTGACATGTCTTATAGCACCGCGCTCTGGATCAGTGCCATTGCCACCATCAGCTATGTGTTTATTGGTGGCTTCCTGGCTGTGAGCTGGACCGATACCATTCAGGCGGGGCTGATGATCTTTGCCCTGTTGCTGACACCAATCGTAACGTTAATGGCGTTCTCGGATATGTCCCAGGTGACTTTGGCACTGGAGGCTGCTCGTCCTCAAGCAATGAATATTCTGGGTGATCTCAGTCTTGTTGCGATTATCTCGCTCTTGGCTTGGGGTCTGGGTTACTTTGGCCAGCCGCATATTCTGGTGCGCTTCATGGCTGCAGATTCAGTCAAATCCATTCCAAATGCACGTCGTATTGGCATGACCTGGATGATTCTGTGTCTGGGCGGTGCAGTCGCAGCCGGCTTCTTCGGTATTGCTTATTTCCAGCAGCATCCAGAACTGGCAAGCGTGGTGAATGCCAATCCTGAAACCGTATTTATGGAACTGACCAAAATCCTGTTTAACCCATGGATTGCAGGTGTAGTTCTGGCGGCGATTCTTGCCGCAGTAATGAGTACTTTAAGCTGTCAGTTATTGGTCTGTTCAAGCACCTTGACAGAAGACTTCTATAAATCTTTCCTGCGTAAAAATGCCTCGCAAAAAGAACTGGTCTGGGTGGGCCGTTTGATGGTACTGCTGATTGCCTTGCTGGCAATCTGGATGGCGGGCAATCCTGAATCCAAAGTACTTGGTCTGGTGGCTTATGCCTGGGCAGGTTTTGGTGCCGCTTTTGGCCCGCTGATTATCCTGTCATTGTTCTGGAAACGCATGACTTTGAATGGTGCTTTGGCCGGTATGATCGTGGGTGCAGTCGTCGTTATTTTCTGGAAGAACCTGTTTGCTGACACTGGCCTGTATGAAATCGTTCCTGGTTTTATCTGTTCAATGCTGGCGATTGTGGTGGTGAGCCTGATGGGTAAAGCACCAACAGCAGAAATTACCGATCGCTTTGAAGAAGCTGAACGCCTGTATAACGAAAGCAAATAA
- a CDS encoding OmpP1/FadL family transporter — protein sequence MKLKTLTTSMILATVPMTGAFAAALDRSGQSIAAFLQPGNYFEAGISVLDPSVSGKANAGYTPNPAIPAALAGLENTSLSDMGEDYYFPSAALKFQVADNLSVGLLYDQPFGADAAYSVGDAGANPALAGLGLPAALFAGQGLFHNGQEATEVEVTTENLTFLVGFQPTENWNLYGGAVYQTVKGNVQLRGTAYGSTIALGQYNADMKEDSAVGWIAGLAYQIPEIALKASLTYRSEIDHELATNEYGTSLVLTGLVPGPGAVYNENTTTKITTPQSVNLDFQTGIMADTVAFANVRWVNWEDFSIRPEQFGTVSEALGAAGLTPDNPNGFDLVGYTDDQWSATVGVGRKFNEKWAGNVSVGWDSGAGNPVSTLGPTEGYWNVGLGLQFSPAANYFIAGGVKYFWLGDAKAQPASMFGTGNSVAQFEDNHALGYGLKMGYRF from the coding sequence ATGAAATTAAAAACATTAACTACTTCAATGATTCTCGCAACTGTACCAATGACGGGTGCATTTGCAGCAGCTTTAGATCGCTCAGGTCAATCTATCGCAGCGTTTTTACAACCAGGTAATTACTTTGAGGCTGGTATTTCTGTATTAGATCCATCTGTATCTGGTAAAGCTAATGCAGGCTATACTCCTAACCCTGCTATTCCTGCAGCATTAGCTGGTCTTGAGAATACCTCTCTATCAGACATGGGCGAAGATTATTACTTCCCAAGTGCAGCATTAAAGTTTCAAGTAGCTGATAATTTATCAGTGGGTCTTTTATATGATCAACCTTTTGGTGCTGATGCGGCCTATTCAGTTGGTGATGCTGGAGCAAACCCAGCATTAGCAGGTTTGGGTCTTCCAGCTGCATTATTTGCTGGACAAGGCTTATTCCATAACGGCCAAGAAGCAACTGAAGTAGAAGTTACAACCGAAAATTTAACATTCCTAGTAGGCTTCCAACCAACTGAAAACTGGAATCTATATGGTGGTGCGGTATATCAGACCGTTAAAGGGAATGTTCAACTACGTGGTACCGCATACGGTTCTACTATTGCATTAGGCCAATATAATGCAGATATGAAAGAAGATTCTGCAGTAGGCTGGATTGCAGGTTTAGCTTACCAAATTCCTGAAATTGCATTAAAAGCATCATTAACTTATCGTTCTGAAATCGATCATGAATTAGCAACCAATGAATATGGTACAAGCTTAGTTTTAACTGGTTTAGTTCCTGGGCCAGGTGCGGTATATAACGAAAACACTACTACTAAAATTACAACTCCACAATCTGTAAACCTTGATTTCCAAACTGGTATCATGGCTGACACAGTCGCTTTTGCTAATGTGCGCTGGGTAAACTGGGAAGATTTTTCAATTCGTCCTGAACAGTTTGGTACAGTTTCAGAAGCTTTAGGTGCCGCAGGCTTAACCCCAGATAATCCAAATGGTTTTGACTTAGTGGGTTATACAGATGATCAATGGTCAGCTACTGTAGGTGTAGGCCGTAAATTTAATGAAAAATGGGCAGGTAATGTCTCTGTAGGTTGGGATTCAGGTGCAGGCAACCCTGTTTCAACTTTAGGTCCAACTGAAGGTTACTGGAATGTTGGCCTAGGTCTGCAATTCTCACCTGCTGCAAACTACTTTATCGCTGGTGGTGTGAAGTACTTCTGGTTAGGTGATGCTAAAGCTCAACCTGCATCAATGTTTGGTACAGGAAACTCTGTGGCACAATTTGAAGATAACCATGCTTTAGGTTATGGCTTAAAAATGGGCTATCGCTTCTAA
- a CDS encoding patatin-like phospholipase family protein has protein sequence MKLARYALIGCLGFSLAACDKATKTPTPATPLKAREPVVAIALGGGGAKGFAHIGVIKVLESHGIKPKIVTGTSAGSFVGSLYASGKSPYQLQQIALNFKESDIRDLTLNRQGIIAGQKLQDFVNKNVANKPIEQFPIRFAAVATRLDTGRKADFIKGNAGQAVRASCSIPNVFVPAVIGGTKYVDGGLVSPIPVKTAKDMGADIVIAVDISARPDGNKALNMWGVLDQTLNIMGQQSINEELSQATVVIQPKVGHIGTLDLKASNATILEGEKAAQLKIRTIEKAISNFKQSPAAFKPPRPAKF, from the coding sequence ATGAAATTAGCCCGTTATGCCTTAATTGGCTGCCTTGGTTTCAGTCTTGCAGCCTGTGACAAAGCCACTAAAACACCTACGCCTGCCACGCCATTAAAAGCCCGTGAACCTGTCGTCGCCATTGCCCTCGGTGGCGGCGGTGCCAAAGGTTTTGCCCATATTGGCGTCATTAAAGTGCTCGAATCACACGGCATCAAACCGAAAATCGTCACCGGTACCAGTGCCGGCAGTTTTGTCGGTAGCCTGTATGCCAGTGGCAAATCGCCTTATCAGTTACAGCAGATTGCCCTGAATTTTAAAGAGTCGGATATCCGTGACCTAACTTTAAATCGACAAGGGATTATTGCCGGACAAAAACTGCAGGATTTCGTCAACAAGAATGTAGCGAACAAACCGATTGAGCAATTCCCGATACGTTTTGCTGCGGTAGCGACCCGTCTGGACACTGGACGCAAGGCAGATTTTATTAAAGGCAATGCCGGACAGGCGGTCCGAGCGTCCTGCAGTATCCCAAATGTGTTTGTACCTGCAGTGATTGGCGGCACCAAATATGTCGATGGCGGTCTGGTCAGTCCGATTCCGGTCAAGACCGCCAAAGATATGGGAGCAGATATTGTGATTGCCGTGGATATTTCTGCCCGTCCGGATGGTAATAAAGCCTTGAATATGTGGGGTGTACTGGATCAGACCCTGAACATTATGGGACAGCAAAGTATTAATGAAGAGTTGAGTCAGGCCACTGTGGTGATTCAGCCCAAAGTTGGGCATATCGGTACTTTGGACTTGAAAGCCAGCAATGCCACCATTCTTGAAGGTGAAAAGGCCGCTCAGCTGAAAATCCGTACTATTGAAAAAGCCATTAGCAACTTCAAGCAGTCTCCCGCGGCATTTAAACCGCCACGTCCGGCAAAATTTTGA
- a CDS encoding IS982 family transposase — MDYITELFCILDDFCKKFNESLEKALISDQKTTMKKSALSLSEVMTIVILFHKSGFRFFKYFYCHMIIPFWKSAFPKLLSYNRFIEIMPRCLQALSSFFHQVKGEDTGICIIDSTKLVVCHNLRIKRHRVFKGLAGRGKSSTGWFYGFKVHIVINNLGEIINLKITSGSVHDVAVLESLTQELKGILLGDKGYLSKAKTEALAARGLRLLTPSRKNMKNKPIQTEEEKQLLCRRGLIETVNDQLKNLHQIDHSRHRSVNNFMVNIMAAIVAYCLNPNKPTFQNLLKS, encoded by the coding sequence ATGGACTATATTACCGAATTATTTTGTATCTTGGATGATTTCTGCAAAAAGTTTAATGAATCTTTAGAGAAAGCTCTAATTTCTGATCAAAAAACAACAATGAAAAAGTCAGCTTTAAGCTTGTCTGAAGTCATGACCATTGTCATTTTATTTCATAAATCCGGGTTTAGATTTTTCAAATATTTTTATTGTCATATGATCATCCCATTTTGGAAATCAGCTTTTCCCAAGCTTCTTAGTTACAATCGTTTTATTGAAATTATGCCGCGTTGTTTGCAAGCTTTGAGTAGTTTCTTCCATCAAGTTAAAGGAGAAGATACCGGAATTTGTATTATTGATTCGACTAAATTGGTCGTTTGCCATAATCTTAGAATTAAAAGACATCGTGTATTTAAAGGCTTAGCTGGTCGTGGTAAAAGTAGCACAGGTTGGTTTTATGGATTTAAAGTCCATATTGTTATCAACAACTTGGGTGAAATTATTAATCTCAAGATTACATCGGGAAGTGTTCATGATGTTGCTGTACTTGAATCTTTAACCCAAGAGTTAAAAGGTATTTTACTGGGCGATAAAGGCTATCTGAGTAAAGCAAAAACTGAAGCTTTAGCAGCAAGGGGGCTCAGACTATTAACCCCGTCACGCAAGAATATGAAAAATAAACCCATCCAAACTGAAGAAGAAAAACAATTGCTTTGCAGAAGAGGATTGATCGAAACAGTGAATGATCAGTTAAAAAACTTACATCAAATTGACCATTCACGTCATCGTTCGGTGAATAACTTTATGGTGAATATTATGGCTGCTATAGTGGCTTATTGCTTAAATCCAAATAAGCCAACTTTCCAAAACTTGCTAAAAAGCTAA
- the prpF gene encoding 2-methylaconitate cis-trans isomerase PrpF, with amino-acid sequence MSFAAQIKIPATYMRGGTSKGVFFKLDDLPAQAQQPGRIRDQLLLRVIGSPDPYGKQIDGMGGASSSTSKTVILSKSQHADHDVDYLFGQVSIDRPFVDWSGNCGNLTAAVGAFAISNGLVDAERIPENGLCTVRIWQANIQKTIIAHVPMQNGQVQELGDFELDGVTFPAAEVQIEFLDPADDDAEGGSMFPTGNLVDTLEVPNIGSFEVTMINAGIPTVFLNAGDLGYKGTELQDHINNDVAALTKFETIRAYAAKQMGLIQDIAEAVTRQHTPKIAFVAPPSSYTSSSGKTVTESDTDILVRALSMGKLHHAMMGTAAVAIGTAAAIPGTLVNRVAGGVEREAVRFGHPSGTLRVGAQASFENGEWKVKKAIMSRSARVLMEGWVRVPEDVLV; translated from the coding sequence ATGAGTTTTGCCGCCCAAATCAAGATTCCTGCAACCTATATGCGTGGAGGCACCAGTAAAGGTGTTTTCTTTAAGCTGGATGACCTACCTGCGCAAGCACAACAGCCTGGCCGGATTCGTGATCAGCTTTTGCTGCGCGTGATTGGTAGCCCAGATCCATACGGGAAACAGATCGATGGTATGGGGGGTGCCAGTTCCAGCACCAGTAAAACGGTGATCCTGTCAAAAAGCCAACACGCTGATCATGATGTCGATTATTTATTTGGTCAGGTGTCGATTGACCGTCCTTTTGTGGACTGGAGTGGCAACTGTGGCAATCTGACCGCGGCAGTAGGTGCATTTGCCATTTCCAATGGTCTGGTCGATGCCGAACGTATTCCTGAAAATGGGTTGTGCACAGTACGCATCTGGCAGGCCAATATTCAGAAAACCATTATTGCACATGTGCCGATGCAGAATGGACAGGTGCAGGAGCTGGGTGATTTCGAACTGGATGGCGTAACCTTTCCTGCGGCCGAAGTGCAGATCGAGTTTCTGGATCCAGCCGATGACGATGCTGAAGGTGGTTCGATGTTTCCGACAGGCAATCTGGTCGATACTTTGGAAGTGCCCAATATTGGCAGCTTCGAAGTGACCATGATTAATGCCGGCATTCCAACCGTATTTTTAAATGCGGGAGATCTCGGCTATAAGGGCACAGAGCTTCAGGATCATATCAATAATGACGTGGCAGCCCTGACAAAATTTGAGACAATTCGTGCCTATGCGGCGAAGCAGATGGGACTGATTCAGGATATTGCCGAAGCCGTAACCCGACAACACACGCCAAAAATTGCCTTTGTTGCACCACCGAGTAGCTATACCTCTTCAAGTGGCAAGACCGTCACTGAATCGGATACCGATATTCTGGTTCGTGCCTTGTCTATGGGTAAATTACATCATGCCATGATGGGTACCGCTGCTGTCGCAATTGGTACAGCGGCTGCCATTCCCGGAACCTTGGTAAATCGGGTTGCAGGTGGAGTAGAGCGTGAAGCGGTACGTTTTGGGCATCCTTCCGGGACGTTGAGAGTCGGTGCACAAGCAAGTTTTGAAAATGGTGAGTGGAAAGTGAAGAAAGCGATAATGAGCCGGAGTGCCCGCGTGTTGATGGAAGGCTGGGTGCGCGTACCAGAAGATGTTCTCGTTTAA
- a CDS encoding polyprenyl synthetase family protein translates to MSSITDVSTHALTQAQHRIQQDLLTALEAFAIPEPLRSAVHHAVMLGGKRVRPALCYATAALKPNQNSAAVRRAAVAIEFIHCYSLAHDDLPCMDNDLLRRGQPTCHVAYGEDTALLAGDILQSMAFEILGSRLFDQGPAVEASIVLKQMQILATASSKMVNGQVLDLQSEGKKIDQQALENIHRNKTGALISAAIMMAAVTIFEGTDLAIPKLREFGQAIGLAFQVQDDILDIISDTDVLGKTAGKDEQVEKSTYPALMGLEQAKAYAQQLHDQAINALNHFEGQAEELRKITQFLLTRKS, encoded by the coding sequence GTGTCATCTATCACTGACGTATCAACCCATGCACTCACTCAAGCACAACACCGCATTCAACAGGATTTATTGACCGCTCTGGAAGCCTTTGCTATTCCGGAACCTTTAAGGTCGGCAGTCCATCATGCTGTGATGCTGGGTGGCAAGCGGGTACGTCCAGCGCTATGCTATGCCACCGCTGCATTAAAGCCTAACCAGAATAGTGCCGCAGTGCGCCGTGCAGCGGTTGCGATCGAGTTTATTCACTGCTATTCATTGGCTCATGATGATCTGCCATGTATGGACAATGATTTGCTGCGCCGTGGCCAGCCGACATGTCATGTGGCTTATGGAGAAGATACCGCGCTTTTGGCAGGTGATATCCTGCAATCGATGGCTTTTGAAATTTTGGGTAGCCGTCTGTTTGATCAGGGGCCAGCGGTAGAAGCTTCCATTGTACTGAAGCAGATGCAGATTCTGGCAACCGCTTCTTCGAAAATGGTGAATGGTCAGGTTTTAGATTTGCAGTCTGAAGGCAAGAAAATCGATCAGCAAGCACTGGAAAATATTCATCGCAATAAAACCGGTGCTTTGATTAGTGCCGCGATCATGATGGCGGCGGTGACTATTTTTGAGGGTACCGATCTGGCCATTCCTAAATTACGTGAGTTTGGACAGGCGATTGGTCTGGCCTTTCAGGTACAGGATGATATTTTGGATATTATTTCCGATACCGACGTGTTGGGGAAAACTGCAGGTAAAGATGAACAAGTTGAAAAATCAACCTATCCGGCATTGATGGGTCTGGAGCAGGCCAAGGCCTATGCCCAGCAATTACATGATCAGGCGATCAATGCCTTGAACCATTTTGAAGGTCAGGCGGAAGAGTTGAGGAAAATTACCCAGTTCTTGCTCACGCGCAAAAGCTGA
- a CDS encoding 1-acyl-sn-glycerol-3-phosphate acyltransferase, whose product MAQIRFPQLPPHVPARGSKLSRTFFRQLFLAQGWRLEGEFPDLPKAVAIISPHTSNIDAWLGFNALLGLGIQITIFGKDSLFRTPLKPVLEWIGVVPVVRDSPQGHTRQIVDIIEKSQQIWVGMAPEGSRKAPEKIRSGFYHIAKAAHLPIVMFSFDYDIKTIHILGVYHLTGDYEYDLEQIYQHYQGKFSAKNPDWVAKPLQKLLKKD is encoded by the coding sequence ATGGCCCAAATACGTTTCCCCCAACTCCCGCCGCATGTACCAGCCCGCGGCAGCAAGCTGAGCCGGACTTTTTTCAGGCAGCTTTTTTTGGCACAGGGCTGGCGTCTAGAAGGCGAATTTCCAGACCTACCTAAAGCAGTCGCGATTATTTCCCCGCACACTTCCAATATTGATGCATGGCTGGGTTTTAACGCCCTGCTTGGTCTCGGTATTCAGATTACGATTTTCGGTAAAGACAGTCTGTTTCGTACACCGCTAAAACCGGTTCTGGAATGGATTGGTGTGGTTCCTGTCGTCCGAGATAGCCCACAAGGACATACCCGACAGATTGTAGACATCATTGAAAAATCGCAGCAGATCTGGGTCGGTATGGCACCGGAAGGTTCACGTAAGGCACCAGAAAAAATTCGAAGCGGTTTTTATCATATTGCCAAGGCGGCCCATTTGCCGATTGTGATGTTTTCCTTTGATTATGATATCAAGACCATTCATATCCTGGGCGTCTACCATCTGACCGGTGATTATGAATACGATCTGGAACAGATTTATCAGCATTATCAAGGTAAATTCTCGGCCAAAAATCCGGACTGGGTGGCCAAGCCGTTACAAAAGCTTTTGAAAAAAGACTAG
- a CDS encoding amino acid permease — protein MNNESSQLQRGLKNRHIQLIAMGGAIGTGLFLGSAQVIQSAGPSIILGYAIGGLIAFLIMRQLGEMIVHEPVAGSFSHFAYKYWGKFPGFLAGWNYWILYILVAMTELTAVAKYINYWWPHIPAWASVLFFFIVITLVNLGNVKFYGESEFWLSIIKVTAVISMIVFGLYLILTADASSGASFSNLWTAGGFFPNGFEGLFYMLAFLMFAFGGIELIGMAAAEAENPEKTIPKAINQVVFRILIFYVGALTILLSLVPWNQLELGGLDKSPFVMIFSQLGIDWAAHLLNFIILTAALSVYNSGMYANSRMLYGLAQQGNAPKVFMKVNKQGTPIPAVLFSAVLIFGCVLLNYFVPEDALSHLIYIVVGALVLNWAMITLTHLKFIQSMKKLGQKTSFPALWSPAGNILVLGFILTILYIMWTQGFQESILMIPLWIVVMFGLFKLLKPKNI, from the coding sequence TTGAATAACGAGTCTTCACAACTTCAGCGTGGCTTAAAGAACCGTCATATTCAGTTGATCGCCATGGGCGGTGCAATTGGCACAGGCTTATTCTTAGGTTCCGCACAGGTGATCCAATCTGCGGGTCCTTCTATTATTTTAGGCTATGCCATTGGGGGCCTGATTGCATTTTTAATCATGCGTCAATTGGGTGAGATGATTGTTCATGAACCTGTCGCAGGTTCATTCAGCCATTTTGCTTATAAATACTGGGGCAAATTCCCCGGTTTCCTTGCGGGTTGGAACTACTGGATTCTGTATATCCTGGTAGCCATGACCGAACTTACTGCGGTTGCGAAATATATCAACTACTGGTGGCCGCATATTCCAGCTTGGGCATCGGTACTGTTTTTCTTTATCGTGATTACACTGGTCAACCTCGGCAATGTGAAATTCTACGGTGAATCGGAATTCTGGCTTTCTATCATTAAAGTGACTGCGGTCATCTCGATGATTGTCTTTGGCTTGTATCTGATCCTGACTGCTGATGCTTCTTCAGGCGCATCTTTTAGCAATCTTTGGACCGCGGGCGGTTTCTTTCCGAATGGTTTTGAAGGTCTGTTCTACATGCTGGCCTTCCTGATGTTTGCCTTCGGTGGTATTGAACTGATCGGTATGGCAGCGGCAGAAGCTGAAAATCCGGAAAAAACCATTCCGAAAGCCATTAATCAGGTGGTTTTCCGTATTCTGATTTTCTATGTCGGCGCCTTGACCATTCTGTTATCACTCGTGCCTTGGAATCAGCTTGAGCTTGGGGGTCTGGACAAAAGTCCTTTCGTGATGATTTTCAGCCAGCTTGGCATTGACTGGGCAGCACACTTACTGAACTTTATTATCCTGACAGCAGCACTGTCTGTGTATAACAGTGGTATGTATGCCAACAGCCGGATGCTCTACGGTCTGGCTCAACAAGGAAATGCACCTAAAGTCTTCATGAAAGTGAATAAGCAAGGTACGCCAATTCCTGCTGTATTGTTCTCTGCCGTGCTGATTTTCGGCTGTGTGCTACTTAACTACTTCGTGCCTGAAGATGCCTTAAGCCATCTGATTTACATCGTAGTCGGTGCACTGGTATTGAACTGGGCCATGATTACCCTGACCCATCTTAAGTTTATTCAAAGCATGAAAAAGCTGGGACAGAAGACTTCTTTCCCTGCGCTATGGTCTCCGGCGGGCAATATTCTGGTTCTTGGTTTTATTCTTACGATTCTTTACATCATGTGGACGCAAGGATTCCAGGAATCTATTTTGATGATCCCGCTTTGGATTGTAGTTATGTTTGGTCTGTTTAAGTTACTTAAGCCTAAAAATATCTAG
- a CDS encoding SPFH domain-containing protein: MSGGSIIVIAFLAFVAITIFKGVRIVPQGYKWIVQRLGKYHTTLNPGLNFVIPYVDEVAYKVTTKDIVLDIPSQEVITRDNAVLLMNAVAYINLTTPEKAVYGIENYSWAIQNLVQTSLRSIVGEMDLDDALSSRDHIKARLKSSISDDISDWGITLKTVEIQDIKPSITMQTAMEEQAAAERQRRATVTKADGEKQAAILEADGRLEASRRDAEAQVVLAESSQRAIDMVTSAIGDNEIPVAYLLGEQYIKAMQDMAKSPNAKTVVLPADVLNTIRGVMGRPN; encoded by the coding sequence ATGTCTGGTGGTTCTATCATTGTTATCGCGTTTCTGGCCTTTGTTGCGATTACCATTTTTAAAGGTGTGCGGATTGTGCCGCAAGGCTACAAATGGATCGTACAGCGTCTGGGTAAATACCATACCACCCTAAATCCGGGCCTGAATTTTGTCATTCCTTATGTCGATGAAGTCGCCTATAAAGTCACAACTAAAGATATCGTTCTGGATATTCCCTCACAGGAAGTGATTACCCGTGATAACGCGGTTTTGCTGATGAATGCCGTGGCCTATATCAACCTGACTACGCCAGAAAAAGCAGTGTACGGGATTGAAAACTATTCCTGGGCGATTCAGAACCTGGTACAGACTTCACTGCGTTCGATTGTCGGTGAAATGGATCTGGATGATGCCCTGTCTTCACGTGACCATATCAAGGCACGCTTGAAATCCAGTATTTCCGATGATATCTCGGACTGGGGAATTACCCTAAAGACTGTGGAAATTCAGGATATTAAGCCATCAATTACCATGCAGACTGCGATGGAAGAACAGGCCGCTGCTGAACGTCAGCGTCGTGCAACCGTCACCAAAGCTGACGGTGAAAAACAGGCCGCCATTCTGGAAGCTGATGGCCGTCTGGAAGCCTCACGTCGTGATGCCGAAGCACAAGTGGTACTGGCTGAGTCTTCACAACGTGCAATTGACATGGTGACTTCCGCCATTGGTGATAATGAAATTCCGGTCGCCTATTTACTGGGTGAACAGTATATTAAAGCCATGCAGGATATGGCCAAATCGCCAAATGCCAAGACCGTGGTCCTTCCAGCCGATGTGTTAAATACGATCCGCGGTGTTATGGGTCGCCCTAACTAA
- a CDS encoding NfeD family protein, which translates to MELVLEPWHWFVLGILLILSELLLPAFAALWFGIGAIMVGVLYWMFPMMGLTTQLLTWIVLSVLCTLLWFKFIKPLSIDKTKAGLSREATIGQVGMVIQTNLDHGQIRVRFPMPVLGSDEWECRTLDSVQVGDRVRVVDILGNDLVVQPHSTNYQNQ; encoded by the coding sequence ATGGAATTAGTTCTTGAACCTTGGCACTGGTTTGTATTAGGCATCCTTCTGATTCTATCGGAATTACTACTGCCCGCATTTGCTGCCCTGTGGTTCGGGATCGGTGCCATCATGGTTGGCGTCCTGTACTGGATGTTCCCGATGATGGGACTGACGACCCAGCTCCTGACCTGGATCGTACTTTCTGTTCTGTGTACGCTGCTCTGGTTTAAGTTTATCAAGCCACTTTCCATTGATAAGACCAAAGCCGGTCTATCGCGTGAAGCGACCATTGGTCAGGTGGGCATGGTGATTCAGACTAATCTGGATCATGGGCAAATCCGGGTGCGCTTTCCGATGCCAGTTTTAGGTTCGGATGAATGGGAATGCCGAACTCTGGACTCAGTTCAGGTCGGAGACCGCGTTCGCGTCGTGGATATTCTGGGTAATGACCTGGTCGTACAACCTCACAGCACGAATTATCAAAATCAATAA